A genomic segment from Flavobacterium litorale encodes:
- a CDS encoding cytochrome c oxidase subunit II — protein sequence MTSLLIIAVLVLLGIAIWQLTKIFHLTQVGSAANSDSSEIATDKDNSVNGYLMFAFVGFIYIFTIYSLVKWGHLVLGTPASEHGSDYDNLMAISMWLIFTVQTITQFLLHYFSFKYRGKKTRVAYYYADNDKLEFIWTIIPVIVLAGLILYGLYAWTNIMFIDDEKEEALYVEVYAKQFGWEARYAGEDGVLGKSNIRYIEGINTMGVDMSDPNAQDDIPSTVLHLPKGRKVIFKFRSQDVLHSAYFPHFRAQMNVVPGMVTQFGFTPVLTTDEMRLDPGIEQKVANINKIRSKKSVELVANGEAALDPYTFDYLLLCNKICGSSHYNMQMKVIVDTEEDFNKWLSEQKALGTAIKELQESAQEEMPAEEEVPMDDLAHTVELDSTMTTIADSTAVKNK from the coding sequence ATGACAAGTTTATTGATAATTGCAGTTTTAGTTTTATTAGGCATTGCAATATGGCAATTAACTAAAATATTCCACCTTACTCAAGTAGGATCGGCAGCTAACAGCGATAGTAGTGAAATTGCTACCGATAAGGATAATAGTGTTAATGGTTACCTAATGTTTGCCTTTGTTGGCTTCATCTACATCTTTACAATTTACTCTTTGGTTAAGTGGGGTCACCTAGTATTAGGTACACCAGCTTCAGAGCATGGTTCTGATTACGATAACCTTATGGCTATTTCAATGTGGCTTATTTTTACCGTACAAACCATAACACAGTTTTTGCTACATTACTTCTCGTTTAAATACAGAGGTAAAAAAACTAGAGTTGCTTACTACTATGCAGATAATGATAAGCTAGAGTTTATATGGACTATTATACCCGTTATTGTATTAGCTGGTCTTATCCTTTACGGACTATATGCTTGGACTAACATTATGTTTATTGATGATGAGAAAGAAGAAGCATTGTACGTAGAAGTGTACGCCAAACAGTTTGGTTGGGAGGCACGCTATGCTGGAGAAGATGGTGTATTAGGTAAATCAAACATCAGATACATAGAGGGTATTAATACCATGGGTGTAGATATGTCTGACCCTAATGCGCAAGACGATATACCATCTACAGTATTACACTTGCCAAAAGGTAGAAAAGTAATATTCAAATTCCGTTCTCAGGATGTACTGCACTCGGCATATTTCCCTCACTTTAGAGCACAGATGAATGTTGTTCCGGGTATGGTTACTCAGTTTGGTTTTACGCCAGTGCTTACTACAGACGAAATGCGTCTGGATCCTGGAATTGAGCAAAAAGTAGCTAACATCAATAAAATAAGATCTAAGAAAAGCGTAGAGCTTGTAGCAAATGGCGAAGCGGCTCTAGATCCTTACACGTTTGATTATCTATTATTATGTAACAAAATATGTGGTTCATCGCACTACAACATGCAGATGAAAGTAATTGTAGATACTGAAGAAGATTTTAATAAGTGGTTAAGCGAGCAAAAAGCATTGGGTACTGCAATTAAAGAATTGCAAGAAAGTGCCCAAGAAGAAATGCCAGCAGAAGAGGAAGTGCCAATGGATGATCTGGCTCACACTGTAGAATTGGATAGTACTATGACTACCATAGCAGATTCAACAGCAGTAAAAAACAAATAA
- a CDS encoding cytochrome c oxidase subunit I, producing the protein MSAVGHEIRGEHDNHDAHDHHHHKDTFITKYIFSIDHKMIAKQYLITGIIMGIIGIAMSLLFRMQLAWPEESFTIFKVLLGDDFAPNGVMRNDIYLALVTIHGTIMVFFVLTAGLSGTFSNLLIPLQIGARDMASGFMNMISYWLFFLSSVIMILSLFVEAGPASAGWTIYPPLSALPQAIGGSGAGMTLWLVSMAIFIASSLMGSLNYVVTVINLRTKGMSMTRLPLTIWAFFITAVIGILSFPVLLSAALLLIFDRSFGTSFFLSDIFIAGEVLHYQGGSPVLFEHLFWFLGHPEVYIVLLPALGITSEIIATNARKPIFGYRAMIASILAIAFLSTIVWGHHMFISGMNPFLGSVFTFTTLLIAIPSAVKAFNYITTLWRGNLQFNPAMLFSIGLVSTFITGGLTGIILGDSTLDINVHDTYFVVAHFHLVMGISALYGLFAGVYHWFPRMFGRMMNKNLGYIHFWVTAICAYGVFFPMHFIGMAGLPRRYYTNTAFPLFDDLQDVNVIITIFALVGGAFQLVFLWNFFYSIFRGKKASMNPWKSNTLEWTAPVEHMHGNWPGEIPEVYRWPYDYSKPGHDEDFVPQNIPMKDGEKELHH; encoded by the coding sequence ATGTCAGCAGTAGGACACGAAATACGAGGAGAACACGACAATCATGATGCTCATGATCACCACCACCATAAAGATACCTTTATAACAAAGTACATCTTTAGTATTGATCATAAAATGATTGCCAAACAGTACCTTATTACTGGTATTATTATGGGTATTATCGGTATTGCAATGTCATTGCTATTCCGTATGCAGCTTGCATGGCCTGAGGAGTCATTCACAATATTTAAAGTACTTTTAGGCGATGATTTTGCACCCAATGGTGTAATGCGTAACGATATTTATTTGGCACTGGTTACTATACACGGTACCATAATGGTATTTTTTGTACTAACGGCAGGTTTAAGTGGTACATTTAGTAACTTGCTTATACCATTACAAATTGGTGCGCGCGATATGGCATCTGGTTTTATGAATATGATTTCATACTGGTTGTTTTTCTTATCGTCAGTAATTATGATATTATCATTGTTTGTAGAAGCTGGTCCAGCATCTGCAGGTTGGACAATATATCCTCCATTAAGTGCACTACCACAGGCAATTGGTGGTTCTGGTGCAGGTATGACGCTTTGGTTAGTATCTATGGCAATATTCATTGCATCGTCGTTAATGGGTTCACTTAACTATGTGGTTACCGTTATCAATTTAAGAACAAAAGGTATGTCTATGACAAGACTACCCCTTACAATATGGGCATTCTTTATTACAGCAGTAATAGGTATCCTATCATTCCCTGTACTATTATCAGCAGCATTGTTACTTATATTCGATAGAAGTTTCGGTACATCGTTCTTCCTTTCCGATATATTTATTGCTGGAGAAGTATTACACTACCAAGGAGGTTCGCCAGTATTATTCGAACACTTATTCTGGTTCCTAGGTCACCCAGAGGTATACATTGTATTACTACCAGCATTGGGTATTACTTCAGAGATTATAGCAACCAATGCACGTAAGCCTATTTTTGGTTACCGTGCCATGATTGCCTCAATATTAGCAATTGCATTCCTATCAACAATCGTTTGGGGGCACCACATGTTTATTTCAGGTATGAATCCTTTCTTAGGTTCCGTATTTACCTTTACAACATTACTTATTGCTATCCCATCGGCTGTAAAAGCATTTAACTACATAACAACGCTATGGCGTGGTAACTTGCAGTTTAACCCTGCAATGCTATTCTCTATAGGTCTTGTATCAACGTTTATAACAGGTGGTCTTACAGGTATTATACTTGGAGATAGTACACTAGATATTAACGTTCACGATACGTACTTTGTAGTAGCCCACTTCCACTTAGTAATGGGTATCTCGGCACTTTACGGTTTATTCGCAGGGGTGTACCACTGGTTTCCAAGAATGTTCGGAAGAATGATGAACAAGAATTTAGGTTACATTCACTTCTGGGTAACAGCAATATGTGCCTACGGTGTTTTCTTCCCAATGCACTTTATTGGTATGGCAGGTTTACCACGACGTTACTATACAAATACAGCATTCCCATTGTTTGACGACTTACAAGACGTTAACGTGATTATTACCATATTTGCACTTGTAGGTGGTGCGTTCCAGTTAGTATTCCTTTGGAACTTCTTCTACAGTATCTTTAGAGGTAAAAAAGCTAGCATGAACCCATGGAAATCGAACACACTTGAGTGGACTGCTCCAGTAGAGCATATGCATGGTAACTGGCCAGGTGAAATACCAGAAGTATACAGATGGCCATACGATTACAGTAAGCCAGGTCATGATGAGGATTTTGTACCACAAAATATACCTATGAAAGATGGCGAAAAAGAGTTGCATCATTAA
- a CDS encoding GNAT family N-acetyltransferase, protein MYNNVKGIFSVNESENQFEFTVEDATAFLEYYREENKIFLTYTEAPVVLQGTGVASQLVKQSLQYAKDNNLIVVPLCTYVFNYINKHPEWYAILPDGYQM, encoded by the coding sequence ATGTACAATAACGTAAAAGGTATTTTTAGCGTAAACGAATCTGAGAATCAGTTTGAGTTCACTGTGGAAGATGCTACCGCTTTTTTAGAGTATTACAGAGAGGAAAACAAAATTTTCCTTACATATACCGAAGCTCCAGTAGTGTTGCAAGGTACAGGGGTTGCTAGCCAGTTAGTAAAGCAATCATTACAATATGCTAAGGATAATAACCTAATTGTAGTACCATTATGTACCTATGTTTTTAATTATATTAACAAACATCCCGAATGGTATGCCATACTCCCCGACGGATACCAAATGTAA
- the ruvB gene encoding Holliday junction branch migration DNA helicase RuvB, whose amino-acid sequence MNENLDPTTNNYNAEELDLEKKLRPLSFNDFTGQDQVLENLQIFVKAANLREEALDHTLFHGPPGLGKTTLANILANELGVGIKITSGPVLDKPGDLAGLLTNLDDRDILFIDEIHRLSPIVEEYLYSAMEDFRIDIMIESGPNARSVQINLNPFTLVGATTRSGLLTAPMRARFGIASRLQYYTTELLTTIVQRSSAILNMPITMEAAIEIAGRSRGTPRIANALLRRVRDFAQIKGNGKIDIEIARYSLKALHVDAHGLDEMDNKILTTIIDKFKGGPVGLSTLATAVSESGETIEEVYEPFLIQEGFIMRTPRGREVTEKAYKHLGKIKLGGQSLFD is encoded by the coding sequence ATGAACGAAAATTTAGACCCTACAACCAATAATTACAACGCGGAAGAGCTAGACCTAGAAAAAAAGCTCCGCCCGCTCTCGTTTAATGATTTTACGGGTCAGGATCAAGTCCTCGAAAACCTACAAATATTTGTAAAGGCAGCTAATTTAAGAGAGGAGGCATTAGACCATACCCTTTTTCATGGTCCTCCAGGTTTGGGTAAAACAACCTTGGCCAATATTTTAGCGAATGAGCTGGGTGTAGGGATTAAAATAACCTCAGGACCTGTGTTGGATAAACCAGGCGATTTAGCGGGACTGTTAACCAATCTTGATGATAGAGATATATTATTTATAGACGAAATACACCGCCTAAGCCCAATAGTAGAAGAGTACCTATATTCAGCAATGGAGGATTTTCGTATTGATATTATGATAGAATCGGGGCCTAACGCCCGCTCCGTACAAATAAACTTAAACCCTTTTACGCTAGTAGGTGCTACCACACGCTCGGGCTTGCTTACCGCCCCCATGCGTGCCCGTTTTGGCATTGCTAGCCGATTACAATATTACACCACAGAATTGCTTACAACCATTGTGCAACGTAGTTCGGCAATACTTAATATGCCCATTACTATGGAGGCAGCTATAGAAATTGCAGGGCGCAGCCGTGGTACACCCCGTATTGCCAATGCACTATTGCGTAGGGTACGCGATTTTGCACAAATAAAAGGCAATGGCAAAATTGATATTGAAATAGCACGTTATTCATTAAAGGCGCTGCATGTAGATGCACATGGACTTGATGAGATGGACAATAAAATACTAACCACCATTATAGATAAATTTAAGGGTGGTCCTGTAGGGCTATCTACATTGGCAACAGCAGTATCCGAAAGTGGCGAAACTATAGAAGAAGTGTATGAACCCTTTTTAATACAAGAAGGTTTTATTATGCGTACCCCCCGTGGTAGAGAAGTAACCGAGAAAGCGTATAAGCACTTGGGTAAAATTAAACTAGGCGGACAAAGCCTTTTTGATTAA
- the queG gene encoding tRNA epoxyqueuosine(34) reductase QueG, translating into MINHKLKYTEFIKSEAKRLGFLSCGIAKAGFLEEEAPRLEQWLNENKHGQMQYMENHLDKRLNPTLLVDGAKSVISLLLNYYPETTQVDDTYKISKYAYGQDYHFVIKHKLKELLYSIQETIGEVGGRAFVDSAPVLDKAWAAKSGLGWVGKHSNLLSKQVGSFFFIAELIVDIELEYDTPVTDHCGSCTACIDACPTAAIVAPYVVDGSKCISYFTIELKENLPNEMKGKFDDWAFGCDVCQDVCPWNRFSEHHNEPLFNPHPDLLTMTKQDWEEITAETFAAVFKKSAVKRTKFQGLQRNINFLKE; encoded by the coding sequence ATGATAAACCACAAGCTAAAATATACTGAGTTCATAAAGTCAGAAGCCAAACGCCTCGGCTTTTTATCCTGTGGTATAGCCAAAGCAGGTTTTTTGGAGGAAGAAGCACCCCGATTGGAACAATGGCTTAACGAGAACAAGCACGGGCAAATGCAGTATATGGAAAACCACCTCGATAAACGGCTTAACCCAACATTGCTAGTAGATGGTGCCAAAAGTGTAATATCGTTACTACTCAATTATTACCCCGAAACTACCCAAGTTGATGATACCTACAAAATATCAAAATATGCCTATGGGCAGGACTATCATTTTGTAATAAAACACAAACTCAAAGAACTACTCTACAGCATACAGGAAACCATTGGTGAAGTAGGAGGGAGAGCCTTTGTAGATTCGGCACCCGTGCTCGATAAAGCTTGGGCAGCCAAAAGCGGTTTGGGCTGGGTAGGCAAGCATAGTAATTTGCTTAGTAAGCAAGTAGGCTCTTTCTTTTTTATTGCAGAACTTATTGTAGATATTGAGTTGGAATACGATACACCCGTTACCGACCATTGCGGTAGTTGTACCGCCTGCATAGATGCCTGCCCCACAGCGGCAATTGTTGCGCCTTATGTAGTAGATGGTAGTAAGTGTATATCCTATTTTACCATTGAATTGAAAGAAAATCTACCCAACGAAATGAAAGGTAAGTTTGACGATTGGGCTTTTGGCTGTGACGTTTGCCAAGATGTGTGCCCGTGGAACCGATTTTCTGAACACCATAACGAACCATTGTTTAACCCACACCCTGATTTATTAACCATGACTAAGCAAGATTGGGAAGAAATTACAGCCGAAACTTTTGCAGCGGTTTTTAAAAAATCGGCAGTAAAACGAACCAAGTTTCAAGGGTTACAACGTAACATAAACTTCCTGAAAGAATAG
- a CDS encoding NADP-dependent malic enzyme: MNPYSKRREALLYHAKPQPGKIQVVPTKKYATQRDLSLAYSPGVAEPCLEIAKEVDNVYKYTAKGNLVAVISNGTAVLGLGDIGPEASKPVMEGKGLLFKIFADIDVFDIEVGTKDIDAFIETVKNIAPTFGGINLEDIKAPESFEIERRLVEELNIPVMHDDQHGTAIISSAALLNAVELANKKIEDVKIVVSGAGSAAMACVNLYTLLGVQASNITMFDKDGMLVTSRTDLSDTQQRYAKKGEALLLQEAIKNSDVFLGLSVGNILTPEMLLSMNSDPIVFAMANPVPEIEYNLAVATRDDIIMATGRSDYPNQVNNVLGFPYIFRGALDVRASKINEEMKMAAVVALAELAKEPVPEQVNIAYGETKLNFGRDYIIPKPFDPRLIGVVPPAVAKAAMDSGVAKNPITDWTKYTDELLERLGNDNKMIRLLTNRAKTDPKRIVFAEADHLDVLKAAQIVHEEQIGSPILLGNKEIIEELMAEIDFDASDNGVTIIDPKMPEEKERRERYAEAYWVSRQRRGLTKLDAQKWMRERNYFAAMMVNEGEADAMVTGYSRSYPSVVKPVMQLIGKANGVSKIATTNLMMTKRGPIFLSDTAINPDPTAEDLAKIALMTARTVKMFGMEPVLAMVSFSNFGSSSDKGANKVREAVAFLHKNHPDLIVDGEVQADFALNQDMFKDKFPFSKLAGKKVNTLIFPNLESANITYKLLKELNQIVSIGPIMLGLDKPVHIFQLGASVDEMVNMSAVAVVDAQEKERRLKLSKSR; this comes from the coding sequence ATGAACCCATATAGTAAGCGTAGGGAAGCATTATTATACCATGCAAAACCCCAGCCTGGTAAAATACAGGTAGTACCCACAAAAAAATATGCTACACAGCGCGATTTGTCGTTAGCCTATTCTCCAGGCGTTGCAGAGCCTTGTTTGGAAATAGCCAAAGAGGTTGATAATGTTTATAAATACACCGCAAAAGGCAACTTGGTAGCAGTAATATCCAACGGTACAGCCGTGCTGGGTCTTGGCGATATTGGTCCCGAAGCATCCAAACCCGTAATGGAGGGAAAGGGGCTACTCTTTAAAATATTTGCTGATATTGATGTTTTTGATATTGAGGTAGGTACCAAAGATATTGATGCGTTTATTGAAACCGTAAAAAATATAGCCCCTACGTTTGGAGGGATTAATTTAGAAGATATAAAAGCCCCCGAATCTTTTGAAATAGAAAGAAGGTTGGTTGAAGAGCTTAACATCCCCGTAATGCACGACGACCAACATGGTACCGCCATTATATCATCGGCAGCATTACTTAACGCTGTGGAACTCGCTAATAAAAAAATAGAAGACGTTAAAATAGTAGTGTCTGGTGCAGGTTCGGCAGCAATGGCATGTGTAAACTTGTATACACTACTTGGTGTGCAAGCAAGCAATATAACAATGTTTGATAAAGATGGCATGCTAGTAACAAGCCGTACCGACCTTTCTGATACGCAGCAACGATATGCTAAAAAAGGTGAGGCACTATTGCTACAAGAAGCAATAAAAAATTCAGATGTGTTTTTAGGATTATCGGTAGGGAATATACTTACGCCCGAAATGTTACTGAGTATGAATAGCGACCCTATTGTGTTTGCTATGGCAAACCCAGTACCCGAAATTGAATATAACCTTGCTGTAGCCACACGCGATGATATTATTATGGCAACAGGGCGGTCAGACTATCCCAATCAGGTAAATAACGTATTAGGATTCCCCTATATATTTCGTGGTGCGCTCGATGTAAGAGCCTCTAAAATTAACGAGGAAATGAAAATGGCTGCTGTAGTAGCCCTAGCCGAATTAGCCAAAGAGCCCGTACCCGAGCAGGTAAATATTGCCTATGGCGAAACCAAATTAAATTTTGGTAGAGATTATATTATACCCAAACCTTTTGACCCCCGACTGATTGGCGTAGTGCCGCCCGCTGTAGCCAAAGCAGCTATGGATAGTGGCGTGGCTAAAAATCCTATTACTGATTGGACGAAGTATACCGATGAGCTTTTAGAACGCTTGGGTAATGATAATAAAATGATACGTTTGCTAACCAATAGGGCTAAAACCGACCCTAAGCGTATTGTTTTTGCCGAAGCAGACCATTTGGATGTACTAAAAGCAGCACAAATAGTACACGAAGAGCAAATTGGTAGCCCTATACTTTTAGGAAATAAAGAAATTATTGAGGAATTAATGGCAGAAATTGATTTTGATGCTAGTGATAATGGCGTGACTATTATTGACCCTAAAATGCCAGAGGAAAAAGAACGACGCGAGCGTTATGCCGAAGCCTATTGGGTATCGAGACAACGCAGGGGATTAACCAAATTAGATGCCCAAAAATGGATGCGCGAGCGCAACTATTTTGCAGCCATGATGGTAAACGAAGGCGAAGCCGATGCCATGGTTACAGGCTATTCCCGAAGTTACCCATCGGTAGTAAAACCCGTTATGCAGCTTATTGGTAAAGCAAACGGCGTATCTAAAATTGCTACTACCAATTTAATGATGACCAAGCGTGGTCCGATATTTCTATCGGATACAGCTATAAACCCAGACCCAACTGCCGAAGATTTGGCAAAAATTGCTTTAATGACGGCGCGTACCGTAAAAATGTTTGGTATGGAGCCTGTATTGGCTATGGTATCATTCTCCAATTTTGGTTCGTCGTCAGATAAAGGAGCCAATAAAGTAAGAGAAGCGGTAGCCTTTTTACACAAAAACCATCCAGATCTTATTGTTGATGGCGAAGTACAAGCCGATTTTGCCTTAAATCAGGATATGTTTAAAGATAAATTTCCATTCTCTAAACTGGCAGGTAAAAAAGTAAATACATTAATATTTCCAAATCTGGAGTCGGCAAACATTACGTATAAACTCTTAAAAGAATTGAACCAAATAGTGTCTATAGGTCCTATAATGTTGGGGCTAGATAAGCCCGTACACATATTCCAGTTGGGAGCTAGCGTAGACGAAATGGTAAACATGTCAGCCGTTGCTGTTGTGGATGCTCAGGAAAAAGAAAGGCGACTAAAGCTAAGTAAATCGAGATAA
- the ruvA gene encoding Holliday junction branch migration protein RuvA produces MIAHLQGRLVEKLPTEVVIDCNGVGYHVNISLHTFSLLPNSEHIKLFIFLQVKEDSHTLFGFVEKAERELFKLLLSVSGVGASTARTMLSSLDPKQIINAIGTADVATIQSIKGIGTKTAQRIILDLKDKVLKLYDLEEVSVAGYNTNKDEALSALEVLGFNKKLAEKAIDKIVKETPEANVETIIKQALKNL; encoded by the coding sequence ATGATAGCACATCTTCAGGGAAGGCTGGTAGAAAAACTGCCTACAGAAGTAGTAATAGATTGTAATGGCGTAGGGTATCATGTTAATATATCACTACATACTTTTTCTCTACTGCCAAACTCCGAGCATATAAAACTCTTTATATTCCTACAGGTAAAAGAAGACTCTCATACCCTTTTTGGTTTTGTAGAAAAAGCTGAGCGCGAGCTTTTCAAGCTACTATTGTCAGTATCTGGGGTAGGTGCCAGTACAGCACGCACCATGTTATCGTCGTTAGACCCGAAGCAAATCATTAACGCTATAGGCACGGCCGATGTTGCCACAATACAATCCATAAAAGGAATAGGTACCAAAACCGCTCAGCGCATCATACTCGATTTAAAAGATAAAGTGTTAAAACTATACGATTTAGAGGAAGTTTCTGTTGCAGGTTACAATACAAATAAGGATGAAGCGTTATCTGCCTTAGAGGTGTTAGGTTTTAACAAAAAATTAGCAGAAAAAGCTATAGATAAAATTGTTAAGGAAACGCCAGAAGCTAATGTGGAGACAATAATAAAACAAGCATTAAAAAATTTATAA